The genomic region AAATCACTTTTTTCCCTATTTTAACTACAGACTTTACATCCCATATTCCATTAATGCgtcttattaaaataatctcttttttttctcattgaCAAAAACATCAGAGAGAACCCGAACCACTCATCCCCCATGACTCCACCGCCACCACAAccttaaaatcaaatcaaattcacTACCGTCATGTTAGGCCCTGTTTGGTGAGTGAGTTCTTACTAACATTTTCGTATTTTAAATAAccttacacacttttttacatactttttcacccccacgtatatcaaaaacactcaaataacataactcaaactcCTCTCCCAAACACCTCCTTAGAAATTGACAACCACCTCctcacttttctttctctttgataCACACCTAAACCCACCTCACAAACCTGCAACTGCTAGCTATGGTGCAAATCATCATAACCCAACCGATATATACACCCAAAAACCAATCCTACATATGGTCGCCCTGaccaaaaatcaaacccatcacCACCCGAAAAGGTAAACCCACACCACAAACAACATCATTGAACTATTTATGTCGTCAACATGGGAAGACAAAACCACAATGTTGACCTAACAATGTCGACCCATTACCACCAACCAACACCAATTCacgagagagagaataaaaacgCAAAAATAATCAATACAAAAATGATATAGTGCACTTTTAAAATTGAAGTATATTGTAgcgttttgtaaaaatttaaacaataataaagaaCCAAAGGTACAagttattttgaaatattttatgtacAGTAATCTCAATTATCAATTATGACTTTTTTTAAGAGTTGTAAAGGAACTAATGTAAATGTTCTTATGCAACAAAAATCGGCAACATTGAATGAACTTcatggaagttttttttttttttttttttttggtggtttaaTACAAGATAAGGAGATTATATCAGATTTCAGAGTTATAGTTAGCATCGGACTGCAATGGAAGTTGTATTGTTATGTACTTATGTTGTTAGGTAGTATGATTTGAAGATTTAGTTTTAGGTCATACATAACAACCTTTGCATATGTATTGTGGAATTGACTTGAAGAAGCTAAAATGTACCACCCaaattttaaatctcaatacaCCAAAACATCAATCCATCCCTAAAAGAACTGACAAATAATATCCTAATATCTCTaagaactaaaaatatatataactaattaaCTAATTCATCTAAACTCCTcaagattgagaaaaaaaaatgtccccAAAATAACTTTGTGCTATAAATCTTAACGATAGTCCACTCGAAAGCAAGAATGTCGTATTCTAACAATCTTTTATGACTACAAACTCGAGAaaccaattttaaaataatgaaatcatATAATAAGTCATACACCATTAAACGAGACAAAAAAGTTAAGTCAATAGAATGaaacataaacaataaaattgtgatgAAGGAATTATCAATATAAATAAGTTGCATTAATCCTAAAACATCATTGTGTGATGGTAGTTCAAGCAATAAATAATAGACTAAGTAGATCTCAAACAagcataaacaaaaataaaataaaacaacgaCCTGTTGAGTGATCAAGGTTTGCATAGATTTACATTATAAGACTATTTTGTTATGTTGGTCTATATTAtagttcaaattaaatattttaaattgaaatgtATATTTATTGCCACGtatttaaaatatcaaataacatGATATTCTATATAAGATAAATACATATTAtcttaaatatgaaaaatacttTCTCAACTTTACTTCCTATTCACAAATGTTATGaggtcataattttttttttttttttttaagaaacaaacaccGTAAGcataagggtatgtttggttggggtaaaaatagggaggatgaaaaataagaagaagaaaataagatgaaaaataatatttttcactgtttggttgagagagagaggaggagagAAAAATGGTGGGGGGCCAccatttttctctcctcccccttcaaaatacaatctctctaaattggaaagaaaagtaagaaaaatatttgaACAAAACTGCCCCACCTCTAATTAATGTTtctggctctttttttttttttttttttcttttgacttttccAGTTTTGTTTGTAACGTTGGcttgctctttttttctttttttttttgtaacgttggctttttgtttttttgttttttttttcttttttggttttgtcaAGGGGTGGGCTCTTcttgttttccttcttttttttttttcttaattttttttattatttaaaaaaaaacttttggatgatttttttatgttatttttggaAATGTCTACGttcatctatacacaattttttttaaaagtataatgtattactttttgttttatttaagagggacataatggtaaatttatacaaactttattttcaaccaaaccaaaaagttttctatccatctacttttccatcctttcaaccaaacacaaatgaggaaaactaaaaactcttttatcctcccacttttttatccttcttctattttctatcctctcacttttccatccttccaatCAAACAGACtctaagagaaagaaaaaaagattttaacaTAAATATACACCACAAAATTACATTAAGTCAGGCATAATAATTAACTACCTCGTTCGAAAgtctaatttctttcttttcttttttttctttttttgctggtGCCTACTAGAAGTTTTCTATTAATAGACATGAAGATGATGTGATCATTTATATAACATTTGCAAAAGTCAATACGTATTGATTTCTATCGGTGAGCAATGGAGAGAGAATATGAGCTCCATGTACATTACAAagtgtcaaataaaaaaagatttaaaactttttggaggtcctttatatttaattaaaaaatccaGTGAAGGGTCAAATCCgaaaacaaaagaaggaaagaaagaatattttcatcgatttattttattttattgtgtaaaaatatagttttttttttaaccgtaaaaattttaccttgagaagatgttttaaaaatttccttttttagatgattaaaaaaaaagggaattccattaaaatttaaaaaaaaaaaaaaaaaactaaaatcctaGTATTTCTTTCTAGGATGTCTTTCTAGAAgctgtttaaaaaaataaataaataaagaagagataaagagaaagagaaagaaaaagaaaaagagtaagaGTAGCTAGGCATTTGGTGCTGGTCCATTATCATGTGCTTGCCAATGCGAAAGCCCCATGTACCAAGTTACGCGTCAATTTGGCTCAAAAGCAATGAAAAGGAAGATGCTATTGCTATTCCCCACGTGCTTAGAACAATTTTCGGTAAAGGGCAACCAAATTCGAAGCATTCCCTTCCCTTCACAAAGTAAGGAAATTAATTAGGTATCAACGAATAACTATAAATTTTAATGGTCAATCATATTTTCACACTCTATTACCAATCGATATTATCCTATATGACAAATTGTTAAGTGTGATGTACATCATGTACTTATAAGTTATTaaatatcttctcaaaaaaaattactaaataaaGTAATTCACGTGTGAATTATAAAGATTTGGATATAAGTCGTGtcattaatctaaaaaattaataaaaaatatatatgataattgtttaattaataagtaataataaatcaattttaaattgtagaggtattagaaagaaaaaaaaaagttgcctaattcaattagaatttttttaatccaaaaacaGTTAACCTTTTTTTAAAAGCTAAAAAGATAGTGAgcttaatttgttttaaattaacATAGTTTAGAACTATTTGTAACTCTAAAACTATAATAATGGGGCATAAatatgagattttaaaaaactcATATGACAACATTAGTAGAAGTTAACTAAAAAGAAGTTAACTAAAAATTGAAGGTTTTCAATTTATATTCTACTAGCCAATAACCAATTCAATGGATTGAAAAGTTCAactaaaaaacaatatataaattaataagtattagtaaataaaaagtcatttagagaatttgtaaaaaaaatacataatttaattaaaacttttttttagagaaaatcaaaactaaagTCAAATACTCCTGAAAGTGAAGGCCTACACATATTTTTATCACTTCCAAGTTGTATGCCCTAGAATCTCTATTGGGGAATAACTCAATAACTAAAGGAATGAGAATGGGTGAAATGAAATCCATGGAATGTCAAAATAGCAGCGGTATTATCAACCCAAAAAAGGTAGAAACATTTCTCAGTTTTTGAGATACTTTTCCCTCTAATTTGCTACTAATTTTAGTATCGAATGATCTTCGCCATTAGCAATCTGACAAGCCAATATTTCTTATAGATGTTCTTAGACCAAGTCTAACCCTCGATCAACTACCTCATCAACTTACAATAACAGATCATTTCCATATCACATGCACTCAAGATATTGGGAAATTAAGCTCAAGATTTGAACTAATCTTGATCAAGAATTCTCCTTGTTGATATTATGTTACATGTCAATGAATCTATCACATGGTCAAAAAATCAAGCATAATTGTGAGTTATGTTAACTAATGGGATGtgaataaaaaaggaaaaattttcatatatattaattattagatTGAAACTATATTTTTGAAGTAATTTGGGGAATATCTTTATAATCATATTTTATGAACATGATTCCATCACTTAAACTTGATTGAATTATAGGTAAAATCATGTTtcaaaaacatgatttcaacaCTTGTactcatgttttcaaaacattatttcataaaattttgaaattctcaATTACTATTTCAAAATAATGTCAATTTAGGtaataattatcaaaaaaaaatttaattttctaataaagAAAGTTTGTCATCTATccaatatttctttttattttttggtaaaaagagaaatttatttattattgctaaGGAGCACTATTACAAGTATTGTTCATGAGGCACTTGCTAAGTGCCTAATTGTAAAATATcgcatatatttttttcatatgcAAGAGTTGAAAATTCGTTTGTCTAATTGTCTTATATTTCTATATTGCAGCATTCACTCACTaaaatagtttctcaaaaaccttctttttatgttttattgaagtctcaaaaaataaacctacaaaaaaatacatgaaatcTCAGccagaaaaggagaaaaaaaaatctgagaaTACTTTTTAAATGCTCCTTTCTGTGTTGATAAAAGAGTCACGAGGGCTGCAACTCTCCCGTGATTAGGACAATAAATACAACTCCCATCTGATACTTTTCACAACACAACTTCAAAATcaattgcttctcaaaaaaaaaacttcaatatcaattaattaatttcataaTCTCAGAAACAACCAAACAATATCTTGGATAGAAACTTGGGAATTGAATAGTTATTAGAAAGGGCATTTTAGGAAAACTAGAATTCCCATAAccaacaaataaaatactaattgaACTCATTTCACGAAACGATGCATCCTTTCAGGGCACTTAATAAATTAATTGCCCTCACCTCACCAATTCTTGTACACAAACCCACAGACCTGTCCATGATAATCAAGTGCAACTTTCTTGATCAATGGCTGTCATTCCTCTAAGTGTACATTTGGTATATGTTATTTTCCAACgagttttagttagctcaatAGATAATGATTCTTACCGTGAAATATAATATTTGAGATTTGAATTCCGCCTATCTCAAAAATTGATTAGCGTTTTGGTTTAGtgaaaaagaataatatttatGAAGTGAATGacataagttaaaattttatcgtatctataaaaaataattatgagcAAATTTCATTTATATACCTTGATGTTTGAGCTAATGTTAACCAagttcaagaattttaaaaactaaCCAATTTAGTTCTTAaagccaactttttttttagaagaattccCTAAAGCCAACTTAGTCACCTAAGACAGTTGAGAAAATTACTAACTATCCTAACAATTTTTAGGGACTAAGTTGGCTTTAAAGACaaaattggtaattttttaaaatcttgaaCCTAGTTGGCATTAGCCTAAATTTCAAGGTATATTAATGGAATTtacctaaaaaattattaattaaactGTGCTTCAAAATATTATACAACAGAACTGTAATCCTTTTGACATgttcacaaatatttttaattacattttttttcacacaaagaattatttataaataaaaggtGATATTATGTAGTTTGTTTTTCATGagataataactaaataaatagaTCATTTTTGTAATTAGACTAGAATAAAACTTGTAAAGTTtcttattgttgaataagtgaTTTAAGTTTGAATCCCCTTATATGAAATTGATTGATGTCTTAGCCTAATAGTAAGAACAATCGTCATGgagcaaaaaatataaatttaaatcttATCCTAACTTTATATGtatgtaaacttagaatttgttgagtgtccaaaaaaataaatgttaaaaaatactaaattttattaaattgataaaaaaaaattctattttttaaatatactaTTCCAATAGCTTGAACTATTTTCCCCTTAAACTCCCAATTACTAATGCCTAAGGAGGTACCAATTTACCTAAAGTTTGGGTTGTGATATAaattttctctcatatttttttatatatatatacacactttttaGTATTTCAATGATATATGGTTATACAAATCCAAACTGATCGTGTatccatttattattattattttttttggtcgAAATTGTGTCTGGTTTTCCATCTATATACAAATACCAAATAGGAGGTATATGTCATTAAAGTGCTCACCTTATAAAATAGGAAGTACAAATTCAAAGCgattatatgtttaattattatctatcaataccaaaaaaaaatgtgacataAAAGTTAATGGCATTATAACTTTGTCTACCAAAGGGAACACAAAAccttttgtctttcttttgtttcagccaaatttattaaacGTGCATGTTATACAAACATGAGATGGTGACCAAGTGAGATCTTCATGCCACGTGTGGgaatcttaactcttaaaaacaattacaagTGAGGtttgttttacacactttgtcATAACTAGTACACATTTTCAACTGATTATTAGATTAATTTTTACAAGTATTAATAttatatcaattttcaaaaatattagtGGTAATTTATGTGTAAGTGGTGTAAACCAATCATATATCAATAAAGAATaatgctaaaattaaaaaaagtgtacaATTTATTATGCTCTTAACATTATTAATAGATAAATATGCAAGTGATGTGCAAGAACGTGTGACCTTAAAAAGAACTGATAAAGAAAGACAGAACATTAAAAAAGAGAATCCCAAAACAGTAAATTacactataaaaataaataaatcccaaCATGAAACGCCGCAACGCAAAGCAACGCTAGCACACGGCTTCACCGCGGTTAAAACGTAACCTGACCATGGTTAAATTTAATGTGACACTCACTACAAAGTTACTTACTGTTCCCagacacacactctctctctctctcatatatttCAGACCCACcaccctttctctctcttcattttgtGCATAAGAgagaaaccaaaccaaaccaaaactctctctctctctctctctctctctctctgtatgtCTCTTCTGCTTTGTGACAGAGCATCAAGCAGCTTCAGTTTGGCCTCAGCTTCACAGTACCATTACAGGTAACATTTACTTCAAACTCCTTCTCAGTTCTGCTACTAACTGTTTATATTTGTGTCCAACTTTTTAGTTTACACTGCATGTGAACACAGAAAATAGTAAAAAGTACTTCTATTTTTTcagtttgagtttttttgtttctgAATTTGATAAAAGTCTTTGGTTTTCACACTCTTGTTCCAAATTCCTCGGACGTAGGTTGTCGTTTCAGGTGCTGGTCTACTGTTTATATTTCAGTTTCGTGTTCTGTTTTTTTCATTACTatctattttcagtttttttttttttttttgtgtgtgtgttatttttttGAACTGGATCTAtagaaaagaggaagagaagaggCGGCTAGTGATATATGAACCTTTCGTGTGTTCAAAACCCATAATTTTTGGAGCCATCTATTTACTGTTCAGGTTTTTGTTGACTAtgatatcaatttttgttatttttaaatgagtATTGTGTGTTAAGAAAtcataataaaaaggaaaagctgcattttttttgcttggggTATGAGAAAACTGGCTGGAAGTTTTATTTAGAAGCTAAAAAAGAGGGTATGTGGTATGTGGCGTAGTTTAGACGGTGAAATCTGAAATCTGAGTCTTAGTGTTAGAGATATTTGCTTTGGGAACCAACAAGATCTGAGGGCtgttagtttatttatttatttgttttggactctGGCTTCCATAGTATCTTTTAGGGGATTTGGTTGTAATGGTTTTTATGGAAGTTACATAATCGTTTATCAGGATATGACCAATTTTTTGCTTAGTTTGTAGCttaattttgtttctataaTCGAGGAATCCCGTAAATTagtacaaaaatgaaaattttcctttaaaacCAGCTCCGCAGTGTGGTAATTAAATGATCATCcacttgttttcttttctatttttttcatccGCTTGTTTTCTTAATTACATGTTTAAATCACTTGATGAGACATGCAATTTAATTACACGTGGATCGTCATCTAATCGGCACGTAATAGGTCGAGGAGGTTCCTATAAACAGAGGAAAACTTTGTCCTATGAGTAATGAGCCTCTTTTTCACACCCAACCGACCCAGAAAAAGAGCCTTGGTGTGTGTTTGTATTGGTGCTTATTGGTTACTCCTGCTATTCGTTTTCATACTATTTAAGTatgtatttttatcatttgaataGATTCTTATTTTTGCTATACTTTAGTTTTTATACTTGCGGATAGTATAAGATTTTgtgctttttttatttacaattaaCACAGTTGTTGCCAACTAAGTGCTCCTGATGTGTACTAGATGGTATCATGGTTCACACTGACTCTGGTTTGTTATTTGATTTAGGCATTTTACAAAGATTTTGATCAGATTTCAACGATTTTACCGGGTTCAATTCTGGAAAGCCTGATAATTTCAAGCAAAATTTTGCGTTCAAAGTTCATATATTGATTAGAGATTCAGAGTGGTTGACCTTGGTCCAAAGAGCTGAATGGGGATCTTTGAAGAAATGGGTTTTTGTCCCAATCTTGAATTTCTTTCAGGTTCTCTTGGGGAAGGAGAGGGAGTTCCTGAGCATGAACAAGGGACAGGAGCAGAGGATGATTATAGTGATGAAGAGATGGATGTTGATGAGCTTGAGAGGAGGATGTGGAGAGATCGAATGCTATTGAGACGACTCAAAGAGCAGAATAAGGGAAAGGAAGGGGCTGACAGTGCAAAGCAGCGCCAATCTCAGGAGCAAGCCCGAAGGAAGAAGATGTCTCGGTCGCAAGATGCTATCCTGAAGTATATGCTGAAAATGATGGAGGTTTGTAAAGCTCAAGGATTTGTTTATGGGATTATTCCTGAAAAGGGCAAGCCAGTGAGTGGAGCCTCAGACAATCTGAGGGCATGGTGGAAGGAAAAGGTAAGGTTTGATCGTAATGGTCCCGCTGCAATTGCCAAGTATCAGGCAGATCATTCAATCCCTGTGAAGAATGAAGACTGCAGTGCAATGGCATCCACCCCTCACACCTTGCAGGAGCTCCAGGACACAACTCTTGGATCACTTTTGTCAGCTCTGATGCAGCACTGTGATCCCCCTCAGAGGCGTTTCCCCTTGGAGAAGGGTGTTGCCCCACCATGGTGGCCAACTGGGAATGAGGACTGGTGGCCACAATTGGGTTTGCCTAAGGATCAGGGGCCTCCTCCATACAAGAAGCCTCATGATCTGAAGAAGGCTTGGAAGGTGAGTGTTCTCACAGCCGTTATCAAGCACATGTCCCCTGACATTGCCAAGATCCGCAAGCTTGTTCGTCAGTCAAAATGCTTGCAGGACAAGATGACTGCCAAGGAGAGTGCCACTTGGCTGGCCATTATAAATCAGGAGGAGGTGCTGGCTCAGATTTTGTACCCTGATAAATGTCCACCTTTGTCAGCTGCTGGGAGCGGGTGTTTGGCCATCTGTGATTCTAGTGATTATGATGTTGAAGGAGTGGGTGATGAACTGAATGTTGATGTAGAGGATTGCAAGCCCCATGATGTCAATTTCTACAAGATGGGCACCGCTGGACCAAGAGATAGGCTTCTTATCCCACCAGTGGATCCTCAAATTAAGGGAGAGCTCATTGAAATTAGCTCATCAGATTTCATTCCAAAGAGGAAGCAGCTGCCTGATGAGCAACAGTCATTGATGGATCAAAAGATGTATACTTGTGAGTTCCCTCAATGCCCATATAATGCTTACCGCCTTGGTTTTCTTGACAGGAATTCGAGAAACAATCACCAAATGATTTGTCCACACCGAAACAATCCTTCACAAGTATTTGGAATGTCAAACTTTCAAATCAATGATGACAAACCAGCAGCCTTCTCTCTACCCTATACTCAACCTAAGCCAGCTACTCCACCAGTGAACCAGAGTCCACTTAATGTTTCAAGACTAGGACTTCCTGAAGATGGGCAGAAAATGATATCTGAGCTAATGTCATTCTATGATACCAATCTTCAGCGTGACAAAAGCTTGTGTCCTGGGAACGTCCATGATACCAATcttcagcagcagcagcaaaaGTTTCAACTTCAGGTGGATGATGGCTATTACAGTCAGGGGGTTGTTATGGGAGGCAACATGTGTGAAGACACTAGCATGCCTATGCAACATGGTGTGTTTCCAACAACAGAAGTTCAGTTTGGTCAGTGCAAGCCATTTGATCCTCCATTTGATAGCAATTCCAACGATAATCTCACTGAATTCAGATTCAGCTCTCCATTTAACCTTGCACCCATTGACTATACGGTAGACTCGTTGCCAAAGCAAGATGTCTCCCCGTGGTACCTCTGAAGAAAACGGCATAACTTTTATCTTCCGGCTTTCTTTGGTTGACAGCGCTCATATAAAGGGGAAGGCTGTATGTTGAAGTGCGGAAAGTCATCTGTACAAAGTTCCGTGTTGGATGGATGAAGGTTCTTCCTCTTTAAACCTAgttacttaatatatatatatataagcttgTTTTATTAGATGTTTTAAGTCCACATGAACTTGGGTTAATTCTGCTAGTCTAGGGCATCTTTCAGTGCAGAATTGAAGAAGGCCAATAAAGAACTGTGAAGGACCAAGCCAATATTCAGTGCTGCTATGAAGTAGCTTAGAAGCATGAGCATCTTCTTGTTGCATAACTGAGATGTCCATGTTAgataatatatacacacatacatctTTATAAATGCTGTTAGTTGTTACATTTCTTAACCTGCATTTTGCCTGTGTTGGGCATACTGCACATGTATGGTGATGTACTCTTACGTCTTGTTTCCTATATATCTAAAGAAGAAATGACTTTTATTCTAATTCAGCGTCTGCTTGCATAAACATGCTCATCATGAGCAGTCAGCTTTTGAAATATCAACTTAGAAAGGGTAGTAGAAAACAAGAAATTGAAGTGTGAGAAAACAATTAGTCACTTTCTAATACATGTATAGAATAATTGGGGTGAATTTGAACATTGAATGTCTTCGTTAGAAACATTATCAACAATTAGTACCTAGATAATTTTGTTAGAAACATTGTCAACAATTAGTACctagataatttttttacaaacagtGTAGGTGACAAGTTTTCAATGGTAAACAATAAAATGATGCTACTTGTGGACTTCGGTGAAAGTTAATGACAATATGGTGGACTTAgtaattgtgaaaattattgttgaaaTTGACGTGTGTACTCCTCCATTTGGCTGGCTACTTGACCGGGTTCAAAGATAATGTTGAAATTTAGTACCCCATGTCAATTTGTCACGTTCCTGGGGCTGAAAGGTCCAAGTACTGAATTGTCCCCTTTTTAATGGCcatcaaaatataataaattgtgTGATAGAGAGAAGGTGACATAGACTGAGACACCCCTGACCTGACCGCCATTCAAGGCTT from Castanea sativa cultivar Marrone di Chiusa Pesio chromosome 11, ASM4071231v1 harbors:
- the LOC142615691 gene encoding ETHYLENE INSENSITIVE 3-like 1 protein, coding for MGIFEEMGFCPNLEFLSGSLGEGEGVPEHEQGTGAEDDYSDEEMDVDELERRMWRDRMLLRRLKEQNKGKEGADSAKQRQSQEQARRKKMSRSQDAILKYMLKMMEVCKAQGFVYGIIPEKGKPVSGASDNLRAWWKEKVRFDRNGPAAIAKYQADHSIPVKNEDCSAMASTPHTLQELQDTTLGSLLSALMQHCDPPQRRFPLEKGVAPPWWPTGNEDWWPQLGLPKDQGPPPYKKPHDLKKAWKVSVLTAVIKHMSPDIAKIRKLVRQSKCLQDKMTAKESATWLAIINQEEVLAQILYPDKCPPLSAAGSGCLAICDSSDYDVEGVGDELNVDVEDCKPHDVNFYKMGTAGPRDRLLIPPVDPQIKGELIEISSSDFIPKRKQLPDEQQSLMDQKMYTCEFPQCPYNAYRLGFLDRNSRNNHQMICPHRNNPSQVFGMSNFQINDDKPAAFSLPYTQPKPATPPVNQSPLNVSRLGLPEDGQKMISELMSFYDTNLQRDKSLCPGNVHDTNLQQQQQKFQLQVDDGYYSQGVVMGGNMCEDTSMPMQHGVFPTTEVQFGQCKPFDPPFDSNSNDNLTEFRFSSPFNLAPIDYTVDSLPKQDVSPWYL